In Diabrotica undecimpunctata isolate CICGRU chromosome 4, icDiaUnde3, whole genome shotgun sequence, a single genomic region encodes these proteins:
- the LOC140438147 gene encoding uncharacterized protein: protein MFKSFVLFFFAAVLALAAAAPQPVPAPKAQPKPWLYSAPVAYSAVPAYSAYSYAAPVAYAAPVAYSAPAVVGYSGYSGYGAVLV from the exons atgttCAAATCG TTCGTCCTTTTCTTCTTCGCCGCCGTATTGGCCTTGGCTGCTGCTGCTCCCCAGCCAGTACCTGCACCTAAAGCACAACCAAAGCCCTGGTTGTACTCTGCTCCAGTAGCTTACTCAGCAGTCCCCGCTTACTCCGCCTACTCCTACGCTGCCCCTGTAGCCTACGCAGCCCCTGTAGCATATTCTGCACCAGCAGTAGTGGGATACAGCGGATACTCCGGATACGGAGCCGTCCTAGTGTAA
- the LOC140438148 gene encoding uncharacterized protein, translated as MFAKLRFFAICLAVAFASPVPEPKADPKPSLVAAAYTAPVVAAPFAAYSYPVAYSSYVAPSVYSAGYTAYSPYTASYVVV; from the exons ATGTTCGCCAAATTG agaTTCTTCGCCATTTGTTTGGCCGTTGCTTTTGCTTCTCCAGTACCAGAACCGAAAGCAGATCCAAAACCAAGTCTTGTAGCAGCTGCATACACAGCTCCAGTAGTGGCTGCTCCATTTGCCGCCTACTCGTATCCCGTTGCCTACAGCAGTTACGTCGCTCCATCTGTATATAGCGCTGGATATACCGCATACTCGCCCTATACTGCATCTTACGTAGTAGTGTAA
- the LOC140439233 gene encoding uncharacterized protein has product MGKLIAVTFFVWATLAIAEVEPSPCKTIDVHTNTTPTPGVVIVTTTPKDRNNKNETDTHARPTPSELTTSTQTHSTPLTSTDPATPLLPSKEPESSQTTLGSSTVTPTPPLFKWF; this is encoded by the exons ATGGGTAAATTG ATCGCCGTCACCTTTTTCGTCTGGGCAACTTTGGCTATCGCTGAAGTAGAACCAAGTCCATGTAAAACAATAGACGTACACACTAATACCACCCCTACACCAGGGGTAGTCATCGTCACCACCACACCAAAGGATAGaaacaacaaaaatgaaacagataCACATGCAAGACCTACACCTTCAGAACTAACAACATCCACACAAACACATTCAACACCACTAACTTCTACAGATCCGGCTACACCTCTGTTGCCTTCGAAAGAGCCTGAAAGTTCACAAACCACATTAGGTTCATCCACTGTAACACCTACACCGCCGTtgtttaaatggttttaa